In the Urocitellus parryii isolate mUroPar1 chromosome 10, mUroPar1.hap1, whole genome shotgun sequence genome, one interval contains:
- the LOC113178154 gene encoding uncharacterized protein LOC113178154, producing the protein MEVSQVSEAPHSAPAGRPAVAKPQPRPGLSWFSAGAAEALLGAGHRRPLTRPSRPAAWEGAGSPRARPGEPHRPGIHAGSQSRKRPRPSALGNFRFTAEKAGNATLLVEHQEWGGLEGSLSVHWMEGPSISTQPGGRGSRGEGGPSNAGVERAGSWAGRRAGRHAAAGAVRPARRLQLREARGFRTVRAQGSWVQSWRLGPRRGRRPRLARGPARRQKTAPRGPCQLAHGRSRLDRVAVRPSAAVHGSTGRRRERLLFRGPAPRPVLGKGPSSEKRAAKIELNEMQKQEIKEAFDLFDADGSGTIDVKELKIALRALGFEPKKEEVKQMIAEMDKEGIGTISFENFFAIISVKMGEKDEKEEILKAFKLFDDDDTGRITLSNIRRAAKELGENLTDDELQEMLDEADYDGDGEINEEEFLKMMKKTAL; encoded by the exons ATGGAAGTATCTCAA GTCTCAGAAGCCCCGCACTCGGCTCCAGCTGGGCGACCTGCGGTGGCTAAGCCGCAGCCTCGCCCCGGCCTCAGCTGGTTCTCCGCCGGGGCCGCAGAGGCCCTGCTGGGCGCGGGCCACCGTCGTCCTCTCACCCGGCCCTCGCGGCCAGCGGCCTGGGAAGGCGCAGGTTCTCCCCGCGCCCGACCTGGAGAGCCCCACAGACCTGGGATTCACGCCGGCAGCCAAAGCCGGAAACGCCCCCGACCCTCCGCACTCGGGAATTTCCGTTTCACGGCGGAGAAGGCGGGGAACGCCACATTATTGGTGGAGCATCAGGAGTGGGGGGGACTTGAGGGCTCCCTTTCCGTCCATTGGATGGAGGGTCCGTCCATCAGCACGCAGCCCGGTGGGCGGGGCTCGCGGGGCGAAGGCGGCCCTAGCAACGCGGGCGTGGAGCGGGCGGGGTCGTGGGCGGGGCGGAGGGCGGGGCGACATG CGGCCGCGGGAGCCGTGAGGCCCGCTCGGCGGCTGCAGCTACGTGAGGCCCGAGGCTTCCGAACAGTGCGGGCCCAGGGCTCCTGGGTTCAGAGCTGGAGGCTAGGGCCCCGGCGCGGCCGCCGCCCGAGGCTAGCCCGAGGCCCCGCTCGCCGGCAGAAAACCGCACCTCGCGGACCCTGCCAGTTGGCCCACGGTCGCAGTCGCCTGGACCGCGTGGCCGTTCGCCCCTCCGCCGCTGTACACGGCAGCACGGGGAGGAGACGGGAGCGGCTCTTGTTCCGGGGGCCGGCCCCCCGCCCCGTGCTAGGAAAGGGGCCTAG TTCAGAGAAAAGAGCAGCAAAAATTGAATTGAATGAAATGCAAAAGCAAGAAATTAAAGAGGCCTTTGACTTATTCGATGCTGATGGCTCTGGGACCATAGATGTGAAAGAATTGAAG ATTGCATTGCGGGCCTTAGGATTTgaaccaaagaaagaagaagtTAAACAAATGATAGCTGAAATGGACAAAGAAGGAATTGGCACcattagttttgaaaatttttttgccATTATAAGTGTAAAAATG ggtgagaaagatgaaaaagaagaaatattgaaggctttcaaattatttgatgatgatgatactgGGAGGATAACACTAAGTAATATCAGGAGAGCCGCCAAGGAGCTCGGGGAGAATTTAACAGATGATGAACTGCAG gaAATGCTTGATGAAGCTGATTATGATGGGGATGGAGAAATAAATGAggaagaatttttgaaaatgatg